TGAGTTATTTGCACTCCCAACTAGGTATTTTCTTAAGCCTCCACTAGCTAGAAAGCTGAAGTCTTTTCTAAGTAGATATCTTGGAAAGCCAGTGTCGGATACTTATGGTAAATGGTAGTTTTTCTATGTCAAGAATTTTGTTTATTTCTGCCCAGGCTCCCACTAACCAATATCCACAAGCTGGACAAAGGATTGCCTTTACGCATCTTTCAGAATATGCTGTTGCTAATGAAGTCGTTGATATAGTGGTTATAGCTAACAAAGTTGAGGTGGACGCTGCCAAAGATTTAGTTGCAAAATTTGGTAGTAACCTCTATACATATCCTCTCCATCAGTTCGACAAAATTGCTAGTTGCTTAACTCATTATCAAGTTCCCGTGAAGTTTGCTTCTCGTCTTATTAATACAGTTGAGAGAAAAATTCAAAAACTTCTCGCAACTAATATTTATGATACAATTCATTTTGAATGTTCTCATGCTGCTATATACTTTGAAGCAATTGAGAAGTATATTAATCCTACTCAAACGAAGACTGTAATTAGTTTAAGAGATGTGTGGACTCAAGTTTTTTTGAGACAGTCTGTCAGTAATTTTTTCTATGGTATTGAAGTAGCTAGAACTTTCCATTACGAACGGCAACTATACTCGCGTGTCGGTGAGTTATGGGTATCATCTACCAAAGATCGCGACCTTTTAACTTCTTTATTTTCTATACCCAGTGAAAGGATTACTATCAAGCCTCACCAAGCTAGTTGTTTTGTGTATCGAGTGCAGCGTTGCTTAGAAAAGATAGAGAAAAAAAGTCTCTTGTTCTGGGGAGCTATAGGAAGACCAGAGAACGAACAAGCAATTCTTACCTTTGTCGAGCAGTGTTTTAAGAAGTTGGTTCAACACGATCGAGATTTCAAACTTTACATAGTTGGCTCTAGTCCCTCTCAAAAAGTTTTGGCACTTGCTTGTAAACAGATTATAGTTACAGGATTTGTTGAAGATCCAACTGAGTTTTTTGAAAAAGCTGAAATTGGAATAGTTCCTCTATTTAAGGGAGGTGGTATTAAACTAAAAACCCTAGAAATGCTAGAAGCTGGCTTGCCAGTTATTGCTACTGCTGTAGGTGCTGAAGGAATTGTAGATCGGAGGAAAAAATTAGTGGTAAGTGACAATTTTGAAGAATGGTTCGATTTGATCCGCATAATGATAAGATAAAGCTTTTTTAGCTTTACTTTATTTTTCTAAATCGCCTTCTGTTTTTAATAAGGTAGCAGAGCGATTGGCATTGCTGACAGCAGTTCCCATTTTCTTAAAACGTAGCTTAACTAAAGTTCTAATAAGGTTGGCTCGGGCAAAATCGGGAGCAATTTCTATAGCGCGATCGCAATCTTTCAACGCTGCTACTAGATAATTTAATGATAAATTCACTTCAGCTCTTACAACATAAAAGTGTGGTTCGTCAGGTTCGAGAATAATTGCTTTTGTGTAATCAGCTTTTGCTGCTTTCAACTGATGACTTTGAAAGTAAAGTTCTCCTCTCTCTATATAAGCCAAAACATTTTCTGGATTCTGTTCAATTACCTGACTCCAATCAGCGATCGCTCCTGAAATATCACCTAGATTTTTTCTCACCCAAGCTCTATCTGCATAACAGTACATGCACTTGCGATCTAGTGATATCGCTATATTATAATGTTCTAAAGCAGATGATAGTTGTCCGAATTGACATAGCAACGCCCCGCGCTTATGTTGTAGAAAATGCTCGTCAGGACACAACTCGATGGCGCGATCGTATTCAGAAAAAGCTGCGGCTAATTCTCCAAGAGATTCTAAAATCTCTCCGCGATATACATAGGCAGTAACAACATTTTTAGAATTAGTTTTATCGAGATGAATTACGGCTGCATAATCATTTAACGCTGCTTGTGTTTGAGCTAATTTTTTGTAAGCATTACCTCGATTCAAATAAGCAATAGCAAAATCAGGGTTAAGCACGATTGCTTGAGAGAAATCAACCACCGCAGCATGATAATCTCCAGTTCTCACCCATATATAGCCTCGATTCAAATAGCTATCACTGCGATCGGGTGCAATATGAATAGCCGTAGAAAGGTCTTTTAGTGCCGCACTATAATCATTTAAGTAGCTATAAGCATTTGCTCGATTAACATGCGCTTGAATTTTATTTGAGTCAACCTCAATTGCTTTAGTAAAATCAGCAATAGCAGCTTCAGCATTCTGCTTTTGCTCTAGGTAAGTTATTCCTCGGCAAATATAAGCTTTATAGTGTTGCGGATCGAGTTTTATCGCTAGATCGTAGTCAGAGATTGCTTTATCTGACATTTTTAAAATACTATAAAGGTTGCCTCGATTGTATATAACTTCTACTAAATTCGGATCGAGCTTAAGAGCTTTGTTAAAATATAAAAGTGCTATTTTAACATTACCTTCAAATAACGCATGTAAACCATATTGCTTGTACTGCCAAGCTTGAATTTTTTTTACCATAATTTACTTGGATACTTCGACTGGATGTGTGAATACTTTGACTCATAGATCGGAGTTGTCTTTTTCTAAGAACAATATATGTATTACATCCGACGGAAATGATAGTATTCCTGAACTTTTCTGTATAGACAAACTTTATCTATCAAGAGAACATATTGGTATGACACAAATCTAAGTGTCAAATTTCTATTATATAGAGGTGATTTAGCACTACACAATCTACAAGTTGTTAAGAGAAGTCACTCAGAGTGCGCTCTAACAATCTTAGAAAATAAAAGACGTTTGTTTCAGTTTCGTTTGTAGTGGTATATTGGATAAGTCTGTCAAATTCCTATTAGCTATGCGATCGCAGCAAAGCTTAATACTGTAAGTGGTAAAAGTTATAGCTTTACTAACTTATGAGGTGAAATAGTCTTCAATGTGATGTATTTAAGTACATTTCTCATGTAACTAATATCACTTTTCTTAGCTTTCTGTAGCCTTTCAGTTGCAAACTGCAAAACTCGCTCCGCTCGTCCATCCCAAGTAAAATTATGTACTTCTTGAAAAGCACAGTCAGCAATAGTCTTAGCTAATAAAGGATTATTCAATAGAGTCTCTATTGCTAATTTGAATGAGAGTGGTTCGTCAGGTTCTGCCAATAATGCATTTTCTCTATGTCGCAATACTGTTGCTATAGTCGGTAAAGCTGAAGCGACAATTGGTCTCTTAGCAACCATATAATCAAATAACTTCAACGGACAAGTAGCTTCAGCCAGTTCCCAATACTTACTGGTAGGAAGAATTAGAATGTCTGCGGCATATAGATATAATGCTAGCTCAGATTGTGGTACGTGACCGAAAAATTGTATGTTTTGTAAATTCATCTGTTGACAAGTTGCTTTTACCCGGTTGATATCATCAATCCATCCTCCTACTAAAACAAATTCACATTCTGGCATCAGACTAGCAGTTTTCAAAATTGTTGGTATGCCTTTATAATCGTACAAATGCCCTGAATATAAGATAATTTGACTGTCTTGTTGTAAAGATAACTTTTGGCGGGCTAAAGATTTAGTTTGATAAGGAAGAAAATTTTTAATGTCTACGGCATTAGGAGCTACCAATGTTTTTTCAGGAAGCAAACCATGATTTAAATAGTTCTCTGCAAGTTGAGGTAATGTGGTAACAACACCAAGTAAGTTCTTGTTATTGAATAACTTTTTGCATGTATAACTAAGTTTTTCTGAAACTGGTTCGTGCCATTCCCAAAGCACAGGTATACACATTCTTAGCAAAATTTCAACCACAGGAAACGAACGAGTATAAATTAAGCAAGGAGCTTTAAAACAAGCATATAAAATAGCTAGTTTATAAAAGATAAAATTTTCATAATTTTGGGGAAAAGGATACTCGATCTTAATATGCAGCGGTAGGCGAACTAGTTTAAATTTATGATGCAAACCATACCAAGCTTGAAATTCTGAGTCTATGCCTTTTAAAACTGAAAAAATATCTCCGCTAGTAACCAATTCAAAATTTTCAACTTTTTGAAAAAAAGCCTGCGCCATTTTAGTAGTTTGAATTGAGTGAGCCATTTTTGATGGTAGGTTTCCTTTAGATACATAAATTAGAGATTTTAGCGTTTCCATTTTACTTTTTTTGATAGGTGGTTTTTTGATGATGCCAATGATTAGTACATGTAAAACCCATATACTATTACTCGTATTTTCATGCTTAACCTTTCGCTTTGATAGCACTAGTATATATAATATTTGCGATTGCAAAAACACTAGTTAAATCGAGTCACTTCTTTTTTTGGAAGATTGTTAGTTGCTTTTGCTAAAACTTCAGACACAACCTCTGTGTATCGAGCAAGACTGAATGTCTCCAATACTTTTTCACGAGTTTGCTTCCAGTCTACAGAATAAGCCGAACCGCTAGCGATCGACAAAATTGATTCAGCAATCGACTCAGGTGTGTTTTCGCAAGTCCATAGCTCTGTTTCTGGATTAAAAAACTCTCTCAAAGCCGGAGAATTCATGGTTAATGTAGGTAATCCTAATGAGAGGGCTTCAATCAACTTATTAGGAAGAGCATGATACGCCTTATCTGTATTACCAAAAATACCTAATGCTAGATCGCAATAATTAACTAGATATTGAGGTAAGGAACCATTAATAAAGTTTAAGTCTTTCCTTAGAAAAACTATAGATTCAAGATGATATGACCGAACTTTTTCTACATAATCGTAAAAAGCTTTATTGTCTATACCAAAGAAGTTACAAGTAAAATGCAAGTTTCTTTCTCGCAAAATTCTTATTGCTTGTAATATGTTATCCAATCCATGTAAAGGAATAAATGTTCCCCACCAACAAATATTTAATTTACCATCTTGCATCCAGCTTCTGTTGGGGAGCAAACAAGAAACATTACACAGAGGAGCTATATAAACTTTTTTTCTGTCAATATCAGTATTCAGAATCTGTTCCCAGTAAGTTAACTCTTGATTAGAGCTATGGATGAGATAGTCTGATTTCTTTAACGCTAGTATATCTTTTTCAATATATGATTTAGCGAGTTTGCTTCCATCACCAACTCTTTTTCTGTCCCTCACTTCAGTATCGTAAAGCGAGATATACATTTCAACTATGACTTTTTTCCTAAAAAGCTTTGCTGCAAAGATGGTACTTTTGATGAAAATAGTATTCATTGGTAATAAGTAAATTACATCCGTAAACGCAGCTTTTATTAAAAGTTCAATCCAGTAAAACTTAGTTAATACTTTTTCAATTAACGAGCTTTGCATACTTAAGTTTATATAATAAAAACTAGGACATAATTGAGAAACAAAATAATTTTTGGAACTAGATAGAAACTCGATGAGAGCTTGAGAACGACGATCTACGCGAGAAATATTGCCACAGAGCAAAACCTTGGCTTGATTGATGGGTGCTAGCATTGAAGTAATATTTTTGAGAATTGAACTATTGGCGAAAATACATGAAACTATTTTTTAAGTACCGTGTTTTATTTTTGCTTGAAACGTTGAAATGTCTCACTTTAAATAGTGAAAAAAATGAGCCAACTTTTGTAATAATTTTGTTAGTGCAAGCTGTATTTCAACAATTGCATCTATGCAGGGATGAAAGACGTAGCTTAATAGAAATTAAATATCATGAAAAACTCGAATTGCTACTTTGTAAATTGCAACATATTATCCAGGCTTTCATACTGTCTAATGAAACTTCCGACTTAACTAACAGTATGTACTTTTTTGCACGATAAATATTTCAGACTCTGACTGGTGTTGCTTAAGTGCACTCTTAGTGTCTTCTCTCACAATCCATAACGCCACGATCTATAACGCCCATAGCGCTACTTTACTTGTATTAATAATTTAGTCTTGATAGTTAAATTAGTCAAACGAAACCCTACCGAATAATGTTTTTTAATACCATAAATTTAATAATTATATTTCTGCTTTATCATCATGTTCAGTTATAAGTCAGTTTTTGTCAATACATAAAAGTTACAGAAAAGTTCAGGACAAGGAGCGAAATTGTCTTTACAAATATGCAAAACGCAAACATCAAACACAAGACAAGGAATAGGCTCCATCTTACTATTCCGCTTTGTGAACTACGGTTTACTGGTGCTAGCACTGCTCGATCTCCTAGAGATACTCGTCCCCATGCGCTTGCTAAATTCAGTGGAATTTTTGTGACTAGCACCGTTGTTAGTGCTTGAAACTTTGCGGCTTCAAATCAAAATGGATGCTCGCACCCAATTGTCAATCTTGTTTTATTACAATTCCTTAACCTTTAATGCAGCTTGAAGATATTTATCAATATTTTGCCAATCCTCCAGAGATTTATCTTTGCCAAGAGCAAGCAGTTTGTTATATCCTGTCGGTCTTGCTTGAGGGTGAATCTTATGGCTCTGGATTGATTCAAAAGCTCGAACGTGAAGAGTCTCGCTATCGCCTCTCCGATACCGTGTTGTATGCAGCGCTGAAATTTCTCGAAGATGAAGGAGCGATCGCGGGGTACTGGCAAAAACTAGAGGGTCGCGGTCGTCCCCGACGAATGTTTCGGCTCAATCACCAATGGCAAGATGAAGCACGAAAGCTAGCAAAATTATGGAGCGATAGCATCACCAAATATAAATAAGTCAGCCTTTTAGGAGCAGAACGCCTCTGCCGCGGGATAGCTGGGCGATCGCTTCTACGATTTCATCTCCAATTTTTCAAGTAATTTAGGCAGATCCTTTTGAGATACTTGGCGATGCTCGGTTTCGATCGCATCAACCCAAGATATACTTTTCCCCATCGTTGCGGCAAAGAAAGCCCTCGACCAGCCTTTAGCTTTTCTAGCTTCTCTAATCGCAGCACCAGATGGCGGCTGTTGTTTGGGACGTTCCACGCCTCTAAGCTGGTTTGGCGATTTGGCAATCTCTGTCAACGCTGCTTCTGGTAAATCGAATCGCCATGTAGTATCTAAAAGCTGGCTCCAGAAGCCAATTGGTCTTTTCGCACCATCGTTATTTAACAACCACGCAGAACCAGTTTCTACCTCGACTCGCCATCCAGCCGCTTCAATTACTTTCAAGTCAGTCGCCAAATCGTCAGCTAGTTGCCGTCGTAGTTGCCGATCTTGCTCTGCTAGCGCAATTTTAGCCATACCATACGCAATTTGCATCAGAGATTTGCCGGAAAAGACTTTGCGGCATCCTGGCTTGACTTGAAAAATCAGCCAAATTAGCATTCGAGCTGCACCAGCATTTTGCTTACCAATGCTAAACAGCGTTTGTACTGTTTTCTTGGTAATAACTCCCGTATGGTAATAGTACTCAGACTTATTTAAAAAGTACTTCGCCCACAATCCAGGTTGAACGATGACTTTTAAACCTGTCAGCTTCGGATTGCCTGCCTTATCTGTCTCAAAATCTCTTGCAACATTGACATTCCAGATTTTTAAATCGGCTACGGTAAAGGCTCCTACCTTGCCTTGTTTTTCCCAAACTACGTGAGCTAATATCTGTGCCGGCTGTCGTACCAGGTCATACAGAATTGTCAGTTGCTCATGTCTGCATAAATCTCTACGTCTGATTAATCCGCTGTATTCCAGCAGTTGTTTATCATCTAATAGAAACTCACTTTGCCACGGATTATGCAGATTTGCAGCAGCGGCGCAATAAATTAAATGAATAGCGCCTGCTCTAGGATCGAATCGATCTATGACAGCTAAAGCTGCTGACTCAGATATGGTGTCAGGAGACAAGTTTTCTAAATTGTCAGTGACATAGTAAGAGATCGTGCCTTTTTTGCCATCAGCTGCTTTTTCATAGCTCAAATTGTTTTGGGTTTCGGTCTTCCAGGGTAGATCGCGCTTTTGAGATAACACTTCTGCCACGCCATGCAACAAGAGTGACAAAGCGGCAAGATTCGTCTTGCCATCTGGAAACAGAGAAGCTTTCTTGAATGGTTTGGTTGGAGATTTCAGCTGCCTAGACTTCAGAAGAATCTTTTTGACAGTCCCCAATTTACTTGTCTGAGGTGATGTGGTAGTTGATTTTGTAGCGATCGTGTCTTCTCGGTCTACTTCGGTCTTGCTTGTGTCATTTCGCCGAAGAATAACTGTTTGTACTGCCAGTTGAAGCAGACTTCCAAGCCGATTACGCAGTAATTCTGGTAATTTCATTTCTTGCTTGGTATACCGATCGCATTTATCGTATTTTTTGCTCTTGCTGAAAACGCGAATTATCGCATCTCCATACAAACATATCTCGGATTCAACGATATTTTCCTACCTAATTTGGTAGACCTTGCGGAGTTTATTGAAGTATTAATGACAGGAATGCTAACTAAGTGAAAGTGTGCGAGTAAATCCGATCTATCAAAAGGTATAGTCTGAAAGTAGTACTACTAAAAGTGGGCGATCGCATAAGTGCCGTCTTCATCAGCAGATTTGAGCCGATTGGATTTAGTGTAGTTCTAAAGTACTAGTGTCGTCTCACTTTTTCCAAAACAGGTTGAATCAATTTGCTTTAAACAGCATCAAAATCTTAGTGAGCAAGAATCTTACAACTTTACATTTACTACCATAGCAGTGCTAAATGATTTGTAAAGTAGGCTTCTAGCCTGCTCCACGTTCATGAATCAAATAGGGTTGCTATAGCACTTAGTCACACTTTTGCTAGAAACAAGTCACACTTTTGCTAGAAACAAGTCACACTTTTTCGTTATAGGGCTTAGATTTAAAATACTTACATTAAAATCTTACATTTTCAGCTCAAGCTAAAAATGTAAGGGCTATTGAATCGAGCGAATAAGATATTTTTCTAAATCTACGGTTTTAGAGATAGCTTCAAAGTAAAATCAGTGTAAATGAAGTAATAAAAAACCTTGCAGCCTGTAAACTTTAAGGAATGTTACTCAATTAAAACAGAGATTACTCGCCATAAAAAAGTCAAACATCTATCTGTATGAGTAGTGAAAAGTTCAAACTTTGATTCTGTGGATAGGTGAAAAGAATGTAATTTTGATGGCTTAATATTGGGTGACTGTTAATCATGAATTATTTCTAAGCGGAGAAGAAAGTTATGCCATTACTAAGCATTAGCGATTTCGATACAGATTATCAGCGTACCTTTGAAGGAAACGACATCAAAGGTATGGATGTTTACGGTGAAGGAGATGGGGAAAAGTTTGGTACAGTAAAAGATATTTTAGTAGACGAACAAGGTAATTTTCGGTATTTTGTTATCGACGTAGGATTCTGGATTTTTGGTAAAAAAGTACTACTGCCAGTTGGTCGCGCTCGGATCGATCGCAACGCTCATCGCGTCTATGCCAACGGTTTGACTAGAGAGCAAGCGGATCGCTTACCCGAATATACAGAAGGTATGACAGCAGACTACGATTACGAAGAACGGGTAAGAGGAGTTTATCGTACAGAAGCTTCTTTAGATGCATCAGCACCTCTAGACTCAGCGTCTACTGCTGCGATGATGGGTACTGCTACGCCAACTAGCTATAACCGCGACACTTACACTTACGAACATGACAAAGATTTATACGATACAAGCACTCATAGCGATCGCACCATTAAACTCTATGAAGAGCGGTTGATTGCCAGCAAACAGCGCCGCAAAACTGGAGAAGTTGCGATCGGCAAGCACGTTGAAACTGAGACAGAACGAGTTTCAGTTCCAATAGAAAAAGAGCGCGTCGTGATTGAAAGAATTACCCCACCCGATGCAGGTAGAGCTGTTGCACCTGGCGAAGTTGACTTCCATGAGGGTGAAGTTGCCCGTGTAGAAGTGTATGAAGAAGTTCCAGATATTCATAAAGAAGCCTTTGTTAGAGAAGAAATCAGAGTCAAGAAGGTCGTAGAACAGGAAACTGTGGAAGCACAAGAAACGATTCGCAGGGAAGAATTAGATATCGATACTGATGGTCGTCCAGTTATCAGTGACCAGTGACCAGTTATCAGTGACCAGTGACCAGTGACAGTGACCAGTGACAGTGACCAGTGACAGTGACCAGTGACAGTGACCAGCGATCGGTTAATTCTAACTTCTGACTCCTGACTTCTGACTGCTTTTTACTGACAACTGACAACTGATAACTGTTCTATTCATTTGTAAATTGTAGGAGGTAGAAATGAGTTTGATTAAAAAGTTTCGGAAAATTGCGACTGTGCTGCTCTTAGTATTATTTGTGACCACAACTACAGCCTGTAGCAGTGCAGTTCAAGCCAAACAGCCAACAACAATGCTACCAACAGCTAGCCGGAGTGCAGATTACTCGCAAATAGCAAGAGGAAATACTCAAGCCGGACAAGATTTTGGTAGTTGGGTCGTGCAAACGGCTAGGGGAATGGTTAAAGATGCCTATGTGCGCGACAACAATAAATTAGGTGTTGTCATCTCACCTGAAGTTCGCCCAAACGAAGTTAAGCCATTAGCAAAATCTCTAGCTCAAGGTTTTCGCCGTAATTTCCCCAACCAAGATTTGACTGTGTTGATGTACGCACCGGATAAAAAGCTAATTTTGACAGCTAAGTACGACACTCAAACTAATCAGATTGAATACAAGTAGGTCGTTGGTCATTTGTCATTAACTATGAATGCAAATGGCGGTAGTAACAAGGAGAAAAAAATGAGTAGTAGCGACAAATATAGAAAAGAAGTCATGAACGATCTCGCTCAAGGTAATGTAGAAAACCTTGACGCTCCCACAAATTTAGAGCAAGATTACGAAAATTTTGACGATTTTGCTCAACGCTCATCTCACGAAGAACGTCGCCGCTTATTCGGTCGCTCTTTCCACCCAGACCGAATTCCCACAAATCAGATGGAACCGGAATTGCAAAAAGCGATCGCCCAGATTAAACCAAATGAAAGAGATGATGTGGCGCGGGCTTTCTTCAAGCACTTAGGTAAAAGAGGACTGCACGATCGCGATTTAGAAAAGCAATTGGGGCTATCAACTCATCACGCCAGCCGGATGAATGCCGACGATGTAAGTAAATTAGCTGCATTTGCTTATCACAACCATCCCGATATTTTTCAAGAGGTATTAGCGGAACAACCTGCGTTCGTGAAATTCCTCAGCAATCCAATGGTCGGTGCTGCATTGGGTGCGATCGCGGCTAAATGGTTGGGTGGTCGTAAATAAGAGAAAAAGTGTTTAGGTGTGAAGGAGTGAAGTATGTCCGGGAGTGCAGATTTATCCAAATTCAGCCAGTTGAGTTTGGGTGTAGCGATCGCTTTTTTTGGTGTGGGGGTACTACCCCAACAACTTCTGGCTGAGGAACAGAGGCTTAAGGCTTCAACCGAGAAAGAGGCGGTAGCTCTAACGAGTAGCACGGCTCAAAACGAAGACATATCTTACGCTGCCGCCGATCTGCAACCGCAGGATGAATCTACCCAGAAGCTACGACTGGCGCAGCGAGAAGTTGACATCGATACTTTCTGTCGCTCGTATCCCTACAATTCTCGTTGTGCCGATTACCAACCACCGGAGCAACGTCAGAAGCCAAAAGAGAAGCTGAGTGAAACTTTAACCGAAAAGCAGCCGCGAAGTGGCTTTGCACTCACAGGTAAAGCTGGCACTTTAGGATTTGGATTAGAAGGAGTTGGGGCTATTTCTCCTAATTTTAACGGTCGCTTGGGAGTGAATTACTTTGATTTTGGGATTGACACCGAGCAAAGCGATATTGACTACGATGCTGACGTGCAGCTATTCAGTGTTTCGGCACTTTTAGACTGGTATCCGTCGAAAAGAAGTGACTTTAGGATTACAGGCGGTTTATTCTACAACAACAACAAAGTTGACGCAACCGCCCGCTCAACTGAAACTTTGGATATTGCAGGTGTAGAGTTTCCTGCTTCAGCCGTGGGTCAGCTAGAAGGAGAACTGACATTTCCTAACACAATTTCTCCTTACGTTGGCATTGGTTACGGTAATCCAGTCAAACGCGATCGCGCATTCAGTTTTTCGATTGATTTAGGCGTTTTATTCGGGGGTGCGCCAGAAGTCGATCTGAGTGCATCAGGACCAATAGCAGGACCAGCGTTACAACTGCCAGTAGTAGGTTCGTTATTAGAAGATGCGATCGAACAGGAAGAAGACGATATCGAAGACGATTTGAGCGACTTCAAGATCTATCCCGTGCTGACTATTGGCGTTTCCTACCACTTCTAATCGGTTCTGCTTGCTGATGATTGGATAGGAAAGCTCGCATAGCATTCCGATAAATTCTGAAAAATCAACCAGAAATCATCAGAGATTTAACAATTCTTCTGCTGCTCTAATATAGCAATCCTATTTGATTCATGAACGTGGAGCAGGTTTCTAGCCTGCGGCAGGCTAGAAACCTACTGTACAAATCATTTAGAACTGCTATATCTGATTTCAGTAAAATATTTCAGAAAATATTTCTATCAGTTTAGATACACAACGAGAGAAGTCAAAAATACATAACTTGCGGTATAAACGGCTAAACAAGCTATCAGTTAGCTTGGGAAATATATTGCCTCAGATGTAGCAGTATGAGCGTGCGCCGAATTCAAACGAGGTAGTCATATGTGGGAAATAGCAGAAATAGCAGGGCATGGTTTCAATAACTATTGGCTAGCACAAATTATTACGGAAGAAATTCTCACTCCCGAAGAAGCTGCCGCAGTCTTTTCGGGTCCACAATTCTTAGTGGCATTGTTTGCGGGTGTAGTGATGGCATTTGCTTTCCAACTCCTGTTAACTAACTTTACAGTCGCTTTAGGTATTTCCGCGTTAGGTGGGGGGGATGCCGACGATACAGATAATTTAGGTAGCACAGTTCGTAAAATCTCGACCGCAGTAGGTCTTTTGGCTTTAACAACTGGCGGCGTGGCTCTATTCGTTGCCAGTTTTTTAGCTGTGAAACTTAGTTTAGTCAGCAGTGCGGTATTAGGGGCAATTATTGGGGTAGTTATTTGGTCTACCTATTTTTCTATCCTGTTGTGGTTAGGCTCAACTACAGTTGGTTCGCTGATCGGTTCTTTAGTCAGCACTGCTACCTCTGGCTTTCAAGGACTGGTAGGGACAGCAACCGCAGCTTTAGGCGCTAATGTAGCCAAGAATCAAGCTGTATCCACAGCTGAAGCGATCGCCGCCGCAGTTCGGCAAGAATTCACTACAGGACTCGACTCAGACGCGATCGGTAAGACTCTACAAAAGTCTTTGGGAAATTTACAACTACCGCAACTGAATTTAGACGAAATTCGCGGTCAGTTTGAAAATATCCTCAAAAACTCCGATCTAAAATCTGTGGCTGATAGCGACGTATTACGTAACATTAACCGCGAGACATTTGCAGATTTAGTCAGCGATCGCACGGATTTATCCAAACAAGATGTGAATCGGATTGTAGACCAGTTGCAAGGCGTTTGGCAGCAAGCGATCGGTACAGGCGAAGTAGATCCGCAAGCTCAATTAAGTCAATTTATTAAAGAAGCTTCTCCCGAACAACTCAATTCCAGCGAACTCAGCGAAAAACTGGAACAACTGGTACAAACAAGTCAATCGAATGGGAAGCAAAGCAACGGTTGGGGAAATCGAGCTGTGCAATTGGGTGTGAGCGCCCTCACCACCGCAGTACTCGAAAGAACCAATCTGGCTGGAATTGATGTGGAAAATATTTCTGGTCAACTGCAAAAATTCATCGATAAGTTGCCAGAAGTAGACCGAGACAAGATTTCCGGTCAATTACAGCAATTTAAACAGCAGGTGCAACAGCAAGCGCAAAAACTACCAGAATTGCCAAACAGCGCCATCCGCA
This window of the Chroococcidiopsis thermalis PCC 7203 genome carries:
- a CDS encoding glycosyltransferase — translated: MSRILFISAQAPTNQYPQAGQRIAFTHLSEYAVANEVVDIVVIANKVEVDAAKDLVAKFGSNLYTYPLHQFDKIASCLTHYQVPVKFASRLINTVERKIQKLLATNIYDTIHFECSHAAIYFEAIEKYINPTQTKTVISLRDVWTQVFLRQSVSNFFYGIEVARTFHYERQLYSRVGELWVSSTKDRDLLTSLFSIPSERITIKPHQASCFVYRVQRCLEKIEKKSLLFWGAIGRPENEQAILTFVEQCFKKLVQHDRDFKLYIVGSSPSQKVLALACKQIIVTGFVEDPTEFFEKAEIGIVPLFKGGGIKLKTLEMLEAGLPVIATAVGAEGIVDRRKKLVVSDNFEEWFDLIRIMIR
- a CDS encoding tetratricopeptide repeat protein, with the protein product MVKKIQAWQYKQYGLHALFEGNVKIALLYFNKALKLDPNLVEVIYNRGNLYSILKMSDKAISDYDLAIKLDPQHYKAYICRGITYLEQKQNAEAAIADFTKAIEVDSNKIQAHVNRANAYSYLNDYSAALKDLSTAIHIAPDRSDSYLNRGYIWVRTGDYHAAVVDFSQAIVLNPDFAIAYLNRGNAYKKLAQTQAALNDYAAVIHLDKTNSKNVVTAYVYRGEILESLGELAAAFSEYDRAIELCPDEHFLQHKRGALLCQFGQLSSALEHYNIAISLDRKCMYCYADRAWVRKNLGDISGAIADWSQVIEQNPENVLAYIERGELYFQSHQLKAAKADYTKAIILEPDEPHFYVVRAEVNLSLNYLVAALKDCDRAIEIAPDFARANLIRTLVKLRFKKMGTAVSNANRSATLLKTEGDLEK
- a CDS encoding glycosyltransferase, which gives rise to METLKSLIYVSKGNLPSKMAHSIQTTKMAQAFFQKVENFELVTSGDIFSVLKGIDSEFQAWYGLHHKFKLVRLPLHIKIEYPFPQNYENFIFYKLAILYACFKAPCLIYTRSFPVVEILLRMCIPVLWEWHEPVSEKLSYTCKKLFNNKNLLGVVTTLPQLAENYLNHGLLPEKTLVAPNAVDIKNFLPYQTKSLARQKLSLQQDSQIILYSGHLYDYKGIPTILKTASLMPECEFVLVGGWIDDINRVKATCQQMNLQNIQFFGHVPQSELALYLYAADILILPTSKYWELAEATCPLKLFDYMVAKRPIVASALPTIATVLRHRENALLAEPDEPLSFKLAIETLLNNPLLAKTIADCAFQEVHNFTWDGRAERVLQFATERLQKAKKSDISYMRNVLKYITLKTISPHKLVKL
- a CDS encoding glycosyltransferase; this encodes MLAPINQAKVLLCGNISRVDRRSQALIEFLSSSKNYFVSQLCPSFYYINLSMQSSLIEKVLTKFYWIELLIKAAFTDVIYLLPMNTIFIKSTIFAAKLFRKKVIVEMYISLYDTEVRDRKRVGDGSKLAKSYIEKDILALKKSDYLIHSSNQELTYWEQILNTDIDRKKVYIAPLCNVSCLLPNRSWMQDGKLNICWWGTFIPLHGLDNILQAIRILRERNLHFTCNFFGIDNKAFYDYVEKVRSYHLESIVFLRKDLNFINGSLPQYLVNYCDLALGIFGNTDKAYHALPNKLIEALSLGLPTLTMNSPALREFFNPETELWTCENTPESIAESILSIASGSAYSVDWKQTREKVLETFSLARYTEVVSEVLAKATNNLPKKEVTRFN
- a CDS encoding PadR family transcriptional regulator, with the protein product MQLEDIYQYFANPPEIYLCQEQAVCYILSVLLEGESYGSGLIQKLEREESRYRLSDTVLYAALKFLEDEGAIAGYWQKLEGRGRPRRMFRLNHQWQDEARKLAKLWSDSITKYK